The proteins below are encoded in one region of Mya arenaria isolate MELC-2E11 chromosome 15, ASM2691426v1:
- the LOC128219429 gene encoding putative nuclease HARBI1, producing MAAIVGAFLNNRRKERIYRHFSINMNCDNTEMRRRYRFDNNGIEIIVQLLAQDLQRKTKRSEAVSVREQVVGDSTGRDKSTVSRIISNVTDSMVDISHQFITWPNRVQQQEIMREFFTSAGFPNVIGAVDGSHIRIIMPKDGHDFINRKNFASINVMAVCDSKGTKHFLFEVEGQ from the exons atggccgccataGTTGGTGCTTTTCTCAACAACAGAAGAAAAGAGAGGATTTATAGACATTTTTCCATCAACATGAACTGTGATAACACAGAGATGAGACGCCGCTACCGTTTTGATAACAATGGGATTGAAATAATTGTACAGCTGCTTGCCCAAGACCTTCAACGGAAGACTAAAAGGTCGGAAGCGGTGTCAGTCCGGGAGCAA GTTGTTGGTGATTCTACTGGCCGCGACAAGTCAACAGTATCAAGGATAATATCAAATGTCACGGACAGTATGGTGGACATATCTCATCAATTCATCACCTGGCCAAATCGTGTTCAACAGCAGGAAATCATGCGGGAGTTCTTCACATCTGCTGGATTTCCCAACGTCATAGGAGCTGTTGATGGCTCACACATACGTATCATTATGCCGAAAGATGGCCACGACTTCATAAATAGAAAGAATTTCGCGTCGATCAACGTTATGGCTGTATGTGACAGCAAaggtacaaaacattttttgtttgaagttgAAGGTCaataa